One Polaribacter reichenbachii genomic window, GGTTTGCGGTTTTTTATTGATAGGCTTCTCTTGTAAAAAAGGAAATAAGATTACTGGCAAAGAAGAAATTAAAAAGAATATGACAGCAGCTCAGATTTTAGGAAATCCGGATTATTTAGCAATTTCTTATGGTGGTTATAGAGAAAGATCAAGAGAAAATCAACCTACAATTGCTCAATTAAAAGAAGATTTAAAGTTGATGTTTGCAATGGGCATTCGCATTATTAGAACTTATAATGTGCAACCAAAATTGCCACACGCAGCAAATGTTTTAGAAGCCATTCATCAATTAAAACAAGAAGATTCTAGTTTCGAAATGTATGTAATGTTAGGGGCTTGGATAGATTGTTTAAATGCTTGGACAGATTTAGAACCTAATCACGAAGTTGAAAGTGCTCAAAATGAAGGAGAAATAGCTAGAGCAGTTGCTTTGGCAAACAAATATCCAGATATCGTAAAAGTTATTGCAGTTGGTAACGAAGCTATGATTCGTTGGGCAACCAGTTATTTTGTACAGCCTAAAGTAATTTTAAAGTATGTAAAGCATTTACAAAACTTAAAAAAAGAAGGCAAATTGTCTAAAGATTTATGGATTACTTGTTCAGATGATTTTGCTTCCTGGGGTGGTGGAGATTTAAGTTATAGAGTAGCAGATTTAGAAAATTTAATAAAGGCTGTAGATTATGTTTCTATGCATACATATGCATATCATAACTCACATTATAACCCTAGTTTTTGGAAAGTTCCAGAAAATGAACAGCATTTATCAGAAAAAGAAAAAATTGATAAAGCTATGTTACGTGCTTTAGAATTTGCAAAAACGCAATACAAGAATGTATCTGA contains:
- a CDS encoding glycosyl hydrolase family 17 protein — encoded protein: MKNTWFTYLVCGFLLIGFSCKKGNKITGKEEIKKNMTAAQILGNPDYLAISYGGYRERSRENQPTIAQLKEDLKLMFAMGIRIIRTYNVQPKLPHAANVLEAIHQLKQEDSSFEMYVMLGAWIDCLNAWTDLEPNHEVESAQNEGEIARAVALANKYPDIVKVIAVGNEAMIRWATSYFVQPKVILKYVKHLQNLKKEGKLSKDLWITCSDDFASWGGGDLSYRVADLENLIKAVDYVSMHTYAYHNSHYNPSFWKVPENEQHLSEKEKIDKAMLRALEFAKTQYKNVSDYVKSIDATKTIHIGETGWATVSNGHYGVDGSRATDEYKQGLYYSYLRKWTNKESISCFYFEAFDEQWKDAQNPQGSENHFGLFTLKGEAKYPIWNLVDQGIFKDLHRGGNPIIKTFNGDKEKLMKTVLVPNTDYQR